In Pectinophora gossypiella chromosome 1, ilPecGoss1.1, whole genome shotgun sequence, one genomic interval encodes:
- the LOC126381876 gene encoding venom serine carboxypeptidase-like codes for MDHVILPLLLALSAFSAIQVVSSESPALLLTPLIKQNKTSEAKTFSVVDKKLFLNITSHAGFLTVDEKYNSNTFFWYFPVVDKPVNETPWIIWLQGGPGASSLSGLFLEIGPFQYDGELKRREMSWSRDHSMLFIDNPIGTGYSFTDHQEGFATSHDMYSNHLYSALQQFLTIFPELRTAPLYIAGESYAGRYVPGLASRVLAASPLPEEWAVNLQGLILGNPVQNRDDVVNLTAAFYQWGLVDNQGMLEVKTLQDLYAAAVVQNKSQLAYDLRNQLLDKLSDISNQKQTYNVLADDYQLQGYVEFLAREDVREAIHVGSIRFAFSNTTTQEKLVPDFLTRVQTDMEKLLDHYRVMIYCGQLDLTVPCVPNSDARWNKWHWGHKQEFVLAPRTTWWFNESIAGYVRSGGGLTEVLVRGAGHLVPIDKPAPTLELVSTFVKGIDIDKTSRQIATTPKSVPTPKPVAPISATTPKSTEIPQHKENTSAPTVPLSTTDATITPQASDNDTTKSKTSKPPSKVNPAQPYQSQVDTKSSSIQNSSKVTIVRPGEDSGPSAGTIVSITLNVFLALCLIFGGYLYYRQRKRNEDFFYNNVDNNSDDIFLT; via the exons ATGGATCACGTTATTCTGCCCCTACTCCTAGCCTTAAG CGCCTTTTCCGCCATCCAAGTTGTGTCTTCCGAATCGCCTGCACTACTCCTGACGCCACtaatcaaacaaaacaagacTTCAGAGGCCAAGACCTTCTCTGTAGTCGACAAAAAACTCTTCCTCAACATCACCAGCCACGCCGGATTCCTCACAGTCGACGAAAAATACAACTCCAATACATTCTTCTGGTATTTCCCCGTGGTGGATAAACCAGTCAACGAGACCCCTTGGATCATATGGCTGCAAGGCGGACCTGGTGCTTCCAGTCTGTCTGGCCTATTTCTTGAGATTGGACCCTTTCAATATGACGGAGAGTTGAAAC GTCGCGAGATGTCATGGAGCCGGGACCACTCCATGCTGTTCATCGACAACCCCATCGGCACCGGCTACAGCTTCACGGATCACCAGGAGGGGTTCGCAACCAGCCACGACATG TACTCGAACCACCTGTACAGCGCGTTACAACAGTTCCTGACAATCTTCCCGGAGCTGCGCACAGCTCCATTATACATAGCCGGGGAATCGTACGCAGGCCGCTACGTGCCCGGGCTGGCTTCCCGGGTGTTGGCGGCGTCACCACTGCCTGAGGAGTGGGCTGTCAATCTACAg GGTCTGATACTCGGCAACCCGGTACAAAATCGCGATGACGTGGTGAACCTGACGGCTGCGTTCTACCAGTGGGGCCTGGTGGACAACCAGGGCATGTTAGAAGTGAAGACATTGCAAGATCTGTATGCTGCGGCAGTAGTCCAGAACAAGAGCCAGCTTGCTTATGAC CTCCGCAACCAGCTCTTGGACAAACTGAGCGATATCTCTAATCAGAAACAAACATACAACGTGCTGGCGGACGACTACCAGCTGCAAGGGTATGTGGAGTTTCTGGCCAGAGAAGATGTCAGGGAAGCGATCCATGTAGGCAGCATCAGATTTGCCTTCTCCAACACCACGACACAGGAGAAACTTGTACCAGACTTCTTGACACGCGTGCAAACAGATATGGAAAAGCTTCTGGATCATTACAGGGTCATGATTTATTG TGGTCAGCTGGATTTGACAGTCCCGTGCGTTCCCAATTCAGACGCGCGCTGGAACAAGTGGCATTGGGGTCATAAGCAAGAGTTCGTTTTAGCTCCTAGAACAACGTGGTGGTTCAACGAGTCAATAGCTGG ATACGTCAGGTCCGGTGGCGGTTTAACAGAAGTACTAGTGCGGGGCGCGGGACACCTCGTACCTATCGACAAGCCAGCCCCGACCCTGGAGCTCGTCTCCACCTTCGTCAAGGGCATAGATATCGACAAGACCTCGCGTCAAATTGCCACCACTCCCAAATCCGTTCCCACTCCCAAACCTGTCGCTCCCATATCCGCCACCACTCCCAAATCCACTGAAATACCTCAACATAAAGAGAATACTAGCGCCCCTACCGTGCCGCTTAGCACTACAGATGCCACTATCACTCCACAAGCATCTGACAATGATACCACAAAATCTAAGACAAGTAAACCACCGTCTAAAGTCAACCCCGCACAACCGTACCAAAGTCAAGTTGATACAAAGTCATCTTCAATCCAAAATAGTTCCAAGGTGACTATAGTGAGACCCGGTGAAGACAGTGGCCCGTCCGCGGGTACGATTGTCAGCATTACTCTAAACGTGTTTTTGGCCTTATGTCTTATTTTTGGCGGATATTTATACTACAGACAGAGAAAAAGAAATGAGGACTTCTTCTATAATAACGTAGATAATAATTCtgatgatatatttttaacatag
- the LOC126381860 gene encoding vitellogenic carboxypeptidase-like isoform X2 — protein MSNSYLRCVHFNPPDPNGILDLFVPYSLSKRALFSDMQWSQREQYASSLRKPMRLNSDGRVVAYTKAGGNFMEVLIRGAGHMVPKENPYVANVNLLQCHACESSPPTPEIKSDNATSPRDKFKVNPDKFLGIESYSGFLTVKEGNHLFFWYFPKEDAGNTPWIIWLNGGPGVSSLLGLFDFIGPLEIKNGEVSLRNTTWASNYSLLFIDSPVGAGFSYTEREDGYPTSSAEVAKQLYSFLEKFIEVFPELSNAPLFIAGSSYAGKYVPSLGIEIHRHNDSQPIVKLKGIAMGNALIHPPGMIHYSLLMRELGLMDDEPILELMEYERNITRLIDGGCMVKASNKYNETIEFIKKMTDVSIYNFEHDPSVIQSTLEEFVKQPEIKELIHAGNGSFHLNNQLVYQKMLPDIMNTTKPLVEELLEHYGVMCYIGQYDLFIPYSLSKRVFKDLQWSQREQYANAPRKRLRHNPDGHVVAYKKAGGNFVDIMIRGAGHMAPKDKPHVAKFIIDSFIQQFQ, from the exons atgtcaaatagctatcTTAGATGtgtccattttaacccccctgatcccAA CGGCATCCTAGATCTGTTCGTCCCGTACAGTCTGTCAAAGCGAGCTCTATTCAGCGATATGCAGTGGTCACAACGAGAGCAGTACGCGAGCTCGCTGCGGAAACCCATGCGCCTGAACTCTGACGGGCGTGTTGTTGC ATACACGAAAGCCGGCGGCAATTTTATGGAGGTGCTGATCCGCGGCGCAGGCCACATGGTGCCGAAAGAAAACCCATATGTCGCCAA CGTTAATCTCCTTCAATGTCATGCCTGCGAATCATCACCCCCGACTCCTGAAATCAAATCCGATAATGCGACATCACCACGAGATAAATTCAAGGTTAACCCCGACAAATTCCTGGGCATTGAGAGTTATTCCGGGTTCCTCACAGTGAAGGAAGGCAATCATCTGTTCTTCTGGTACTTCCCCAAGGAAGACGCGGGAAATACGCCCTGGATTATATGGCTGAATGGAGGCCCTGGAGTGTCATCTTTGCTAGGACTCTTCGATTTTATCGGGCCTCTTGAAATTAAGAATGGTGAAG TGTCACTGCGCAACACCACGTGGGCCTCGAACTATTCGCTGTTGTTCATTGACAGCCCAGTGGGCGCCGGCTTCAGCTACACAGAACGCGAGGACGGGTACCCCACCAGCTCTGCAGAG GTGGCAAAACAACTGTACAGTTTTCTGGAGAAGTTCATAGAAGTGTTCCCGGAACTGAGCAATGCACCCCTCTTCATAGCTGGGTCATCTTACGCGGGAAAGTACGTGCCCTCTCTGGGGATCGAGATACACAGGCACAATGACTCACAGCCGATTGTCAAACTGAAG GGTATAGCGATGGGCAACGCGCTAATACACCCGCCAGGTATGATACACTACAGCTTGCTGATGAGGGAGCTTGGGTTGATGGATGATGAACCAATCCTGGAGTTGATGGAGTATGAACGAAACATCACTCGACTAATCGACGGCGGATGTATGGTAAAAGCATCCAAT AAATATAACGAAACGATAGAGTTCATAAAGAAAATGACCGATGTCAGCATATATAACTTCGAGCATGATCCCAGTGTGATCCAATCCACCTTAGAGGAGTTCGTCAAACAGCCGGAGATCAAAGAACTGATCCATGCAGGGAATGGCTCCTTCCACCTGAACAACCAGCTGGTCTACCAGAAGATGCTGCCAGATATCATGAACACCACCAAACCCTTGGTTGAGGAGTTGCTCGAGCATTATGGCGTCATGTGCTATAT CGGTCAATACGACCTGTTCATCCCGTACAGTTTGTCAAAGCGAGTATTCAAGGATCTCCAGTGGTCGCAGCGAGAGCAGTATGCAAACGCGCCGCGTAAGCGCCTGCGCCATAACCCCGACGGCCATGTTGTTGC ATACAAGAAGGCGGGTGGCAATTTTGTGGACATCATGATACGAGGAGCGGGTCACATGGCTCCAAAGGACAAGCCACATGTAGCCAAGTTCATAATAGATTCGTTTATACAGCAATTCCAATAG